In one Clostridia bacterium genomic region, the following are encoded:
- a CDS encoding GspE/PulE family protein, producing MAQLFINGASTVTGDEEARGRDLARRYRCEFVDLRNFHIQHELLRKIPVDLMFRHNFVPLEETEDGRLAIAVADPSQLMMIDEISLLLARRIQPKVATLSQITDILKKTEQSQRVLEEASEGFALDVIPEDESADETISIERLTAESDISPIIRLVDTTIFTALQRRASDIHIETRDDSVVIKYRIDGVLQQAMQPIAKEHHSTIISRIKVMSELDIAERRVPQDGRFRVRYSARSIDFRVSIMPSIHGEDAVLRVLDKESMSEKFHKLTLDVVGFSEDDLRKFRRYVAEPYGMVLVTGPTGSGKTTTLYAALNEIKTDEDKIITIEDPVEYQIRGVTQIPVNEKKGLTFARGLRSILRHDPDKIMVGEIRDTETAQIAIQSALTGHLVFTTVHANNVVDVIGRFLNMGVEPYNFVSALNCILAQRLVRLICEHCKQPVRYPADVLEASGLDPEQWSNFTFYEGPGCIECAGTGFRGRTAIHELLDLTDNVREMILEKRPSSEIRKAAREEGMTFLRESAIAKVRAGITTLKEINKVTFIETTR from the coding sequence CTGTTGACCTGATGTTCCGGCACAACTTCGTCCCGTTGGAAGAAACAGAGGACGGACGCCTGGCAATTGCAGTCGCCGACCCGAGCCAGTTGATGATGATCGACGAGATCAGCCTGCTGCTCGCACGGCGCATCCAGCCGAAGGTCGCGACCCTGTCGCAGATCACGGACATTTTAAAAAAGACAGAGCAGTCACAGCGCGTGCTGGAAGAAGCCAGCGAGGGCTTTGCGCTGGACGTTATTCCGGAAGACGAGAGCGCCGACGAAACGATCTCGATTGAGCGGCTGACGGCCGAGAGCGACATCAGCCCGATCATCCGCCTGGTGGATACGACGATCTTCACCGCGCTGCAACGCCGCGCCAGTGATATTCATATCGAAACCCGCGACGACTCGGTCGTAATCAAGTACCGCATCGACGGCGTGTTGCAGCAGGCGATGCAACCCATCGCGAAAGAGCACCACTCGACCATCATCTCGCGTATCAAGGTGATGAGCGAATTGGACATCGCCGAGCGTCGCGTGCCGCAGGATGGCCGGTTCCGCGTGCGCTACAGCGCGCGCTCCATCGATTTCCGCGTTTCAATCATGCCCAGCATTCATGGAGAAGATGCTGTGCTGCGTGTGCTCGACAAGGAGTCGATGAGCGAGAAGTTTCACAAACTCACGCTCGACGTGGTCGGCTTCAGCGAAGATGACCTTCGCAAGTTCCGCCGCTACGTGGCGGAACCCTACGGCATGGTGCTGGTAACGGGTCCGACGGGCTCTGGTAAAACGACAACGTTGTACGCGGCGCTGAACGAAATCAAGACAGACGAAGACAAGATCATCACGATCGAAGACCCTGTCGAATACCAGATTCGAGGCGTGACGCAGATTCCGGTGAACGAGAAGAAGGGATTGACGTTCGCACGCGGCCTGCGTTCGATTCTTCGCCATGACCCTGACAAGATCATGGTCGGCGAAATTCGCGACACGGAAACGGCGCAGATTGCTATCCAATCCGCACTGACAGGACACCTGGTGTTTACGACGGTACACGCCAACAACGTGGTGGACGTGATCGGCCGCTTCCTGAATATGGGCGTTGAGCCGTACAACTTCGTTTCGGCCTTGAACTGCATCCTGGCGCAACGACTGGTGCGCCTGATCTGCGAACACTGCAAACAACCTGTGCGGTATCCGGCTGACGTGCTGGAAGCGAGCGGGCTCGACCCGGAACAATGGAGCAATTTCACGTTCTATGAAGGTCCGGGATGCATAGAGTGTGCGGGCACAGGCTTTCGCGGGAGAACGGCGATTCACGAACTGCTGGATTTGACGGACAACGTTCGCGAGATGATTCTCGAAAAAAGGCCCAGTTCAGAGATTCGGAAGGCGGCGCGCGAAGAAGGAATGACGTTCCTGCGCGAGTCGGCCATCGCTAAAGTAAGGGCCGGAATTACGACGCTGAAAGAAATCAATAAGGTCACGTTCATCGAAACGACGCGTTAG